The DNA window TCGACGAGGCTGCGGCACTGGCGGAGGCGCGCGCCTTCCCGGGCATCAAGGGCATGGACCTCGCCAAGGAGGTCACCACGCATAAGCCGTACGACTGGGTGCAGGGTACCTGGAGCCTGGAGGGCGGCCTGCCCGAGGCGCCGCACCCGATCGATGAAAAGCTGCCTTATCACGTCGTGGCCTACGACTTCGGCATCAAGCGCAATATTCTGCGCATGCTGGTCGATCGCGGCTGTCGCGTCAGCGTGGTCCCGGCGCGGACGCCGGCCAGCGAGGTGCTGGCCAAGGAACCCGACGGCGTTTTCCTGTCCAACGGACCGGGCGATCCCGAGCCCTGCAACTACGCCATCGAAGCGATCACCGAGATCGTCCAGACCGGCGTGCCCACCTTTGGTATCTGTCTGGGCCATCAGCTGCTGGGACTCTCGCAGGGAGCGCGTACCGTCAAGATGAAATTCGGTCATCACGGGGCGAACCATCCCGTGGTGGATATCGATTCGGGGCGCGTCATGATCAGCAGTCAGAACCACGGCTTCGCGGTCGACGAGGCCAGCCTGCCCGAGACCCTGACGGCGAGCCACCGCTCGCTGTTCGACGGCTCGCTGCAGGGCATCCATCACCGCGAGCTGCCGGCCTTCAGCTTCCAGGGCCATCCCGAGGCCAGCCCCGGGCCGCACGACGAGGCGCCGCTGTTCGACCACTTCATTGAACTCATGCAACAGGCCGCGAAGCGCTGAGCTTCGCGCCGTTGCCTTACTGCAAGACGGGATTACCGCTTCATGCCGAAACGCACTGACATCAAGAGCATCCTCCTGATCGGCGCCGGGCCAATCATCATCGGCCAGGCCTGCGAATTCGACTATTCCGGCGCCCAGGCCTGCAAGGCTCTGCGCGAAGAGGGCTACCGCGTCATCCTGGTGAACTCGAATCCGGCCACCATCATGACCGACCCGGAGACGGCCGATTCGATTTACATCGAACCGATCGAACCCAAGACCGTGGCGCGGATCATCGAAAAGGAGCGCCCCGACGCCCTGCTGCCGACCATGGGCGGTCAGACCGCGTTGAATTGCGCGCTGGACCTGTATCGCGACGGCACGTTGGAAAAGTACGGCGTAGAGCTGATCGGCGCCAAGGAAAAGGCCATCGAGATGGCCGAGGACCGCGAGCAGTTCCGCCATGCCATGGACGACATCGGTCTCGGTTCCGCACGCTCCTTCGTGGTGAACTCCATACAGGAGGCGCGCGAGGTGCTGCCGGAACTCGGTTTTCCGACCGTGATCCGTCCGTCGTTCACTCTGGGCGGCAGCGGCGGCGGCATTGCCTACAACCGTGAGGAATTCGAGGAGATCGTGTCGCACGGGCTCGACCTCTCGCCGACCAACGAGGTGCTGCTCGAGGAGTCCCTGCTCGGCTGGAAGGAATTCGAGATGGAGGTGGTGCGCGACCACAAGGACAACTGCATCATCATCTGCTCCATCGAAAACCTGGATCCGATGGGCGTGCACACCGGCGATTCCATCACCGTCGCGCCGGCCCAGACCCTGACGGACAAGGAATATCAGATCATGCGCGACGCCTCGATCGCGGTGCTGCGCAAGATCGGCGTCGATACCGGCGGCTCCAACGTCCAGTTCGCCATCAATCCGGAAGACGGGCGCATGGTCATCATCGAGATGAATCCGCGCGTTTCC is part of the Gammaproteobacteria bacterium genome and encodes:
- the carA gene encoding glutamine-hydrolyzing carbamoyl-phosphate synthase small subunit, with amino-acid sequence MSKPALLALEDGSLFHGQAIGALGSSVGEVVFNTAMTGYQEILTDPSYARQIVTLTYPHIGNVGTNPEDEESSQVFASGLIIRDLPPRLSNWRSIESLPDYLARNKVVAIAGIDTRRLTRLLREKGALNGCIQAGDIDEAAALAEARAFPGIKGMDLAKEVTTHKPYDWVQGTWSLEGGLPEAPHPIDEKLPYHVVAYDFGIKRNILRMLVDRGCRVSVVPARTPASEVLAKEPDGVFLSNGPGDPEPCNYAIEAITEIVQTGVPTFGICLGHQLLGLSQGARTVKMKFGHHGANHPVVDIDSGRVMISSQNHGFAVDEASLPETLTASHRSLFDGSLQGIHHRELPAFSFQGHPEASPGPHDEAPLFDHFIELMQQAAKR